A region of Tolypothrix sp. NIES-4075 DNA encodes the following proteins:
- a CDS encoding DUF1206 domain-containing protein, giving the protein MTQQLTHHTSMWVERLARFGYASKGVVYGTVGLLAAQTAFGTGGRTTDTKGALQTIVNQPFGKFLLLLVAIGLIGFVIWRFVQAIKDPENKGTDAKGLAQRIGYAANGLIYASLALTAVKIILGSGSGGNSNSTEDWTGRLLSQPFGQWLVGTAGAFVIGLGFYQFYIAFSGKFRKELNLTELSNKERQWVMAICRFGLAARGIVFCIIGWFLISAARQSDASAAGGLDEALQTLAQQPYGPWLLGIVALGLVAYGIYMVIQARYRQLITP; this is encoded by the coding sequence ATGACACAACAGCTGACACACCATACTTCAATGTGGGTCGAGCGACTGGCGCGATTTGGCTATGCATCAAAAGGAGTAGTTTACGGTACTGTTGGGCTACTAGCAGCGCAGACAGCTTTTGGCACAGGTGGTAGAACAACTGATACTAAAGGCGCTCTCCAGACAATTGTCAATCAGCCATTCGGTAAATTTTTGCTTTTGTTAGTTGCGATCGGCTTGATTGGATTTGTAATTTGGCGTTTTGTACAGGCAATTAAAGACCCAGAAAACAAAGGCACTGATGCCAAAGGTTTGGCACAGCGAATTGGTTACGCAGCTAATGGTTTGATTTATGCTTCATTAGCTTTAACCGCTGTAAAAATCATCCTCGGTTCGGGCAGTGGTGGTAATAGTAATTCCACCGAAGATTGGACAGGGCGTTTACTTTCTCAACCCTTTGGTCAATGGTTAGTTGGAACTGCGGGAGCATTTGTAATCGGTTTAGGTTTTTATCAGTTTTATATAGCTTTTAGCGGCAAATTTCGTAAAGAACTTAATTTAACTGAGTTAAGCAATAAAGAACGCCAGTGGGTAATGGCAATTTGCAGATTTGGTTTAGCGGCACGGGGTATAGTATTCTGCATTATCGGTTGGTTTTTAATTAGTGCCGCAAGGCAGTCTGACGCTAGTGCAGCGGGAGGTTTAGATGAGGCGTTACAAACGCTAGCGCAACAACCATACGGACCCTGGCTTTTGGGTATTGTAGCCTTAGGCTTGGTAGCTTATGGTATTTATATGGTGATACAGGCGCGATATCGTCAATTAATCACGCCTTAA
- a CDS encoding alpha/beta fold hydrolase — translation MSFIKDSLQHEYITTNGIKLHYVTQGEGPLMLMLHGFPEFWYSWRHQIPEFAAYYKVVALDLRGYNDSDKPKEQSAYVMDEFVKDIKGVIQGLGYEKCVLVGHDWGGAIAWNFAYDYPAMVERLIILNLPHPAKFAQGFRTPQQLLRSSYVFFFQLPLIPELLIQSGDYQLVEMAFKAMAINKSAFTKADIDAYKNAAGKRGALTPMLNYYRNVFQQRLTEPNWGILEVPTLMIWGEKDIALGKELTYGTEAYVRDFQIKYIPNCSHWVQQEQPELVNQYMRDFLYIK, via the coding sequence ATGTCTTTTATCAAAGATTCTTTGCAGCACGAATACATCACGACTAACGGAATTAAACTGCATTACGTCACTCAGGGGGAAGGTCCTTTGATGTTAATGTTGCATGGATTTCCGGAATTTTGGTATTCTTGGCGGCATCAAATACCTGAATTTGCTGCATATTATAAAGTCGTTGCTCTTGATTTGCGCGGCTACAATGATAGCGACAAACCAAAAGAGCAATCAGCTTATGTGATGGATGAATTTGTCAAAGATATCAAAGGAGTAATTCAAGGATTGGGATATGAAAAGTGTGTTTTAGTCGGACATGATTGGGGAGGAGCGATCGCCTGGAATTTCGCTTACGATTATCCGGCAATGGTTGAGCGATTAATAATACTTAATCTGCCTCACCCCGCCAAGTTTGCCCAAGGTTTCCGCACTCCTCAACAGTTGCTACGTAGTTCTTATGTCTTCTTTTTCCAATTGCCTTTAATACCGGAATTATTAATTCAAAGCGGAGATTATCAACTAGTTGAAATGGCTTTTAAAGCTATGGCAATTAATAAAAGTGCTTTCACCAAAGCTGATATCGACGCTTATAAAAACGCCGCAGGCAAACGCGGTGCTTTAACTCCAATGTTAAACTATTACCGCAACGTTTTTCAGCAAAGATTAACAGAACCAAATTGGGGTATTTTAGAAGTACCAACTTTAATGATTTGGGGAGAAAAAGATATAGCGCTGGGTAAGGAACTAACTTACGGAACAGAAGCTTATGTGAGAGACTTTCAAATCAAATATATTCCTAATTGTAGTCATTGGGTGCAGCAAGAGCAGCCTGAGTTAGTTAATCAGTATATGCGAGATTTTTTGTATATAAAATAA
- a CDS encoding pentapeptide repeat-containing protein, whose translation MKLKLLAALILATPLFFANVVNAKNPQDLQKLLTTGECVKCNLSGANLSGAHLIGADLREANLEGANLKGANLEGADLTSANLGGANLSSAYLTNVNFKQANLNAANLTKATIHDSNVYQASMNDLNIADADIFYTGIGIGGEDAQIPDWR comes from the coding sequence ATGAAACTTAAGCTATTAGCAGCTTTAATCTTGGCAACTCCCCTATTTTTTGCGAATGTAGTTAACGCTAAAAATCCGCAGGATTTACAAAAACTGCTTACAACTGGGGAATGTGTTAAGTGCAATCTATCAGGAGCCAACCTCAGTGGTGCTCATTTAATTGGTGCTGACTTGAGAGAAGCAAATCTTGAAGGAGCCAACCTCAAAGGTGCAAATCTTGAAGGGGCTGATTTAACTAGTGCCAATTTGGGTGGTGCTAACTTAAGTTCGGCTTATCTCACCAATGTCAATTTTAAGCAAGCTAATCTGAATGCAGCAAATTTGACTAAGGCGACAATCCATGATTCTAATGTGTATCAAGCATCAATGAACGATCTAAATATCGCTGATGCTGACATATTTTATACAGGCATCGGTATCGGGGGCGAAGATGCACAGATTCCCGATTGGCGCTAA
- a CDS encoding CAAD domain-containing protein — MEAQMQEPEYKETKPPEATMTDINNQTGTITKIQPTVETQDQLRQYGEQVSRFLATLPEYVGNFFNEYKQPLVSIGLILGAIVSVKVLLAVLDALNDIPLVAPTFELIGIGYSAWFVYRYLLKASTREELTSEITTLKSQVVGKDD; from the coding sequence ATGGAAGCCCAAATGCAAGAACCGGAATACAAAGAAACCAAGCCCCCAGAAGCAACTATGACAGATATCAACAATCAAACAGGAACCATAACCAAAATCCAGCCCACGGTGGAAACTCAGGATCAATTGCGACAATACGGAGAACAAGTTTCGCGATTTTTGGCGACACTGCCCGAATATGTGGGAAACTTCTTCAATGAGTATAAACAGCCGCTAGTTAGCATTGGTTTAATTTTGGGAGCGATTGTCAGCGTCAAGGTACTCTTGGCAGTATTGGATGCTTTGAATGATATTCCTTTAGTAGCACCTACCTTTGAGTTGATCGGTATTGGATACTCTGCCTGGTTTGTTTACCGCTATTTACTCAAAGCCTCAACTCGTGAAGAGTTAACTAGTGAAATCACCACGCTTAAATCACAAGTTGTCGGCAAAGACGATTAA